AAACTTTGGGTTtggagtcctgctctttaccactacgctacactgctgcccctaaaTGGGTAAATGGATAAAAGCCTTTATCGCATAGAAAATCCTTGTTATAGGAATAATATTGTTCTAATGTTTGAGGACTAACACATATCCCTGGTTCCCCCAACACACTAGGGTATTCGTGCATGTTTGAGGAGCAGTATGCTGTTAAGTGTTAAAGCAGCCCGGTCGTCACTGtcactgacatcatttcctcTCCAAAGTCCTttactcctcctcttcctggcagCCGTATACCTGCCCAGCCTCATAGATGGCCCATTTCAGAGCAGCCCCTGCAGGCAGGTCACAGTACCCCTCTTCTGAGATGTGTTCCACCTGCAGGTGCTGCCCGGGCCTCTGCAGGGCCACCCCATGGAGGTGTGAGAACAGCAACGGCAGGTCTCTCATCAGGGAGTACCGGGAGGCCAGGCCCAGAACTGCCGGGATGTCCGTTTCCTTCGAGTAGTCAAAAATGACCGTCATGTATTTCGACAGGTCATGCCCCTTGGACTTGGCCCTGCCAAGTTCCTCCCCGATCAGGGATACTGCCACCAAGGATGTATCCCCCTCCCAGCATTCTCTGGGCTCCTGAGCCTTCCTCCCTAGCTGCTGTTTCAGCCCCCGGGAGCACACCACCAGCACAAAGTCGCTCTCCTGGATCCGGCGACAGTACCAGCTCATGGTTCCCTCTTCGATCAAACTGAGTGCCTCCCACATGTCCAGACACACCTGCCGTAATAAcacagtgcatttatttatatatatatatatatatatatatatatatatatatatatatatatagggtgAACAGAAGCACAGAACCCTGAGGTGCTCTGGGAGGACCTGAACCTGTAAAACCAGTTTACCTGAGTAGCCATGTGCTGTTGCATGAAGGCAGCAAATAGCATAACTGCCCTGGCATGGGAGGGACCATCTATACTGGAGTAGCAAATCAGGAGTCGAGGAGGGTGGGGTCTTGTCATAAGGATCGGGCTATGTTCTTCGTGCATACACTTGCCATCATGTGGTTTAATGACCTCTGCAAAGGAACAGAGGAAATTGCAATGAATGAATGCGTCAGGAACTGatccaaacacacagaaaacctgtgctgtatttacaaaaatagCACACTCACCCTTTGTTGAAACACATCCAGTGTTTCATGATAGGTAATATAGGGTGACCGAGCATGCAATGAATATCTTAATCATAGAGCACAAGGTTTGCCTATAACTACTTTATAAAGTGGTAACCCCCAAGCTCACAGAAGTGTTAGGTATGCTTTTTGCAGGATTTATGAAGCTATAGTTAATTTAAGTGTAAAACACTTAATGTGTGACCAATGGAGCCAACACTCAAAATTctcaaaacaaaactcaaaaaaaatGTAGACTGTATCAACATTGAGTcacaacacattaaaatgccCACTGAGCAAGACAGCACCTCCAGAAAGCTACGGGAATACACACAGTGTTACATGCGCACTGATTTTCCAGGATGCACCACGGAGGCCCACCTGCATTCTCTTTCATCTCCCTCATccttttcttcagtttcttctTGCTGATGACAGTCAGTAAACCTAAAAATATAATGGCAAGCACTATAACCACAGGAAGCAGCAAAGCCAGAAGGGCGGAGTCAGCGGTGGGGggctctgtggagagagagagacagagagagaaagagcaggggtgggggaagagaaaataagagacaagagagagagattattcCTTTTTACCATCTACGCATGAGtcacaaaaacatacactaCAAAAGAATGTGTAAAAACAAGAGATTATTggtttttgaaataaaacattggtGACGACACACTTTGACATTGATCTATTGCATCTATATTTCACGAGCACAGTGTTTTGTCTATGGACAACACATATCCGCCACTCACCGTCTTCCATTTGCATCACTtggaaggaaaatgtttttctgataGCATCCACCACATCAGCAGCTATCTTAAACACAGAATAAGGAAAAGCACAAATCAGCATctattttcaaaactgttattgcacgcatgcacagacaaaaataatttttacataaCTATTAATAAcaattgtatgtttttattgcattgaaattaatattcaaaCAGGCACACTCATCCATGTATAAAACGAGATATAAAATCCCTTTTAAATGTATGCtcgttaaaaataaatatagacACAAAATACCTGCAAAACTGCAGAAAAGACCCTTTCCTCAGGTGTAAAACAATGTCACCATTTGGCAGGACACTTTCAATAATTACTATGAAAACATCAGCTCTATGTTAATGAGTTCACCCAATTTTTCTTGGCCACTTTCTCCTTTGCTGGTCCCAAAATCACACCTACTTCTGTTAACTGTAGCGTAATCACACCCTGGCCACATGGTGTAACCCCACCAGTGCCAGGCAGGGGTACCTGAAAATCTAACACTTTGAAACATACCTAACCTACACTGCAAGTGGAACTGGTCACCTCAGTGTGCCCCCAGGTGTGTGCAAGTCTTAAGCAGGTTTCCTAAAAGGCAGATGATCCACAAGGAACTCAATCCCTATTATAATTACTGTCTGAATTCAATGCCAAACCAGTTTTGAATCCTTGAGTTCATTAAGAAAGACATTCTCCGTGTTATTCATAACTGCTGAAAGCTACTGTCTTGTTCAGTAATATTGTTTCAAGGTCCCCCCTTTCATATTTTTCCGGTGGGGAGAGATGTGCTAAAATTAAGGGAACACAGCATGTGAGAGACTGACCCACCTCACAGGAATAATTGGTTCCTGACTGGAGGCCAAATAGGTGGTAACTGTGGTGGGTCTTATTGACTGTGGGACTCTGGGGAAAGAAAAGTAAAGAGTAAATCATGCCTGTTTTCGATTGATGAGAGTACCACACCAGTTACAAAAGCAACGTATTCTGGAAAGACCTGTCAGAACATACTGTAGGTTAAATAAAGTGTTATGGAGTTCTTATTTGAACATCTTTTCTTATTTGTCTATTGCTCACCCTTATGTCTCTTTTGTGTGTtaaatttcagtcatttcctcCATGTTAGTAACCTTGCACTGTATATatgaaaacaatttacaaatttttatttaatcagaAAGTGCAAGAAACTGTGGCTTAACTTCGAAACATCATACTTGTGTTACCTCAGAATACtactaaaaataatttaaagtacAGGTgaccctcttctctctctgattAATGTATAAATACTATCAtggacatatatatataaaatttcatttatttatacacataaCATCCATTGTGCCCAAGTTAGCTATACACTAACAGACTATATAAATTGACAGCCCTTTGTtccccaaaatgaaaatgtttctgaagatcaaacaaaatcataataatatacTACACTAACATAAGTTATACATTATCAGtacacataatacataaatagTAACAACAACTATTCTTATGGTCAATTTCTGCCATTGTTTGGGTCCTTGATAGATAGATGGGTTTTGAAACCCATATTACCAATCCTTCCCCAATTTTGTGCTAAAATATTTGAGAAGCAAATATGAAAGGCACTTGGTTAATTTTTACTTTCACGATGGACTTTTTGAAGAGTGCTTTCCAACATACAGTGCAAAGTGGTTACAAAAAGCctccagtgaaaataaaacaaaaaataaaacaactgccATATAAAGATATGCATTCCTGCATATACAGAGAGGTATTCCAGCAGAGGTCACGTGTACGTACTGCTTCGATTGAAGTGTAATTACGCATCCCCCCTCCATAGCACCACGAAAAGTAATGGCTGATTCCAAGATCTGGCGGTGCAAGGTTAAAGGTCACGATAATATCACGTCCGTCCTGCTGCACTTTGATATCTGTTGGGTACCAGTCTgcaaaaagaagaggaaaatatTCAAACTCACCTTGCTCCCAGTTCACCTGGCATAGACCTGAGAGCTAGATTTTTGGGCGGCATAAATAGTTAGCATTATATCTAGTATAGAAGATGATGTGCGATTTTGGATGATGTTGATTTCCTAAAAAAATTATACTGAAATGTTggagattgtttaaaaaaaaaacaaggcatattacttttttaaatatatgtattacaGAATTTATTGAACTCCATCTTGCCATCTGGTCTTTGGTCTGGCCATTAGGtcttattttcttattgtgTAAAGAAAGATGTATCATTTCGCCAGGCCACAGGTCTTGTTTTTAGTAAGATTTATCACACACCTTATTTAGGCGTTTACTTATCACAAGCCACAGTCTTATTTTTAAGTAAACACAACACTCCTATTTCCACTTACCCCTCTGGCATTTCTCTAGTCCATTCTTCTCTAGACATGctgcaaagagacagagagtttTATATTAAGCTTAACAGGTTTGTCTGTGCAGAGTGTGTAAATGCTATATGGTTTTGTAAAGAGAACACATTAAAGTAAAGCTACAAGAAGAATATTCTATTTTTGGTTTCTAACGTTGAATGACGCTGACAAAACAAGTTCAGTCATGTTGTCTAGTGAACATTCACATGATGTTTACTAAGTCAGTTCAGGTTAACCACCTTGCCTGCAGGCTGGGGCCACACCAGTTGCGTCGCGTGTGTGGTCGGAGGACGGTCGCGGAACGATTTGACTTTCATTTCAACGCCCATGTTAACGGGTTAGAGCAGCCACACAGACCGCGTGAGACGCGCGTCTCAGGCGCGGATCGAGCCTCGCTGCAGCTGCGAGTCATCTAGACTTTCGGAGCCTATTTTCTCCGCGTGACGCGCACGGTTCCCAGCAAAAATAGACAATGAAAACGATCTGTTGATAGTCATATAGACatcataccagcaacattacataactgacaCCTTTCACTGCAGTTTCAATGTCTACGCTATatgtcacagacatgaaaaaatatattatttttttaaccattttagcAATCGCATGTTatcagtaggtgatttgttcatttttaacaggggggatggcagatgcacactcactctctctgctactaactaggggatggagggggggggggggcaggttaacaagggtatgcattttggtcattttgctaacacGGGGGATAGCGTCCCCCCTCAAATCACCTACAGCATGTTATTAAAGGGGAACGTGGAGGCTACATGTGTACTATATAGTCAAGGAAAGAAGATGATCCATTTGCTCAGCgctcattctgaaatacttcagGTGTTTGTCCTTATCAAGACGCAATTTAGCAGCAAGATGGTGAAAAGCTCCAAGTTGCCTCCTTCTCTGTTTTATTGGGTGAACCCACATTCTTTGCTGGTTTGTCCTCAGAGCATTCGGAGCTAAAGATAAAGCGCGATGGCTTTCCTTCTGCCTATAACTCGCACTAAAAACCAAcgaaaaaatgaattaaccacattaatattatttaggaAATCCGGATAGACAGGTAGCctaataaaaaagtaacattaaagtaacattacatacaaaaaagaagaaaaataaatagataataacaAGTTGTTCTAGGCAGTCTATTTTTTTCATgatcaacatgctgttttacaaaatatttttcatttaaacaaataacagaggagcctacttttccatttgtaaggggaaaaaatgtggaacTTGAAGCAAGATATAGTggcaagacaaacacacagcgcTTCTGATTCAACAGAGACTGAACCCAGAATATCTGCTTATACAGTTTTAGATTTGGTTTGGCGcctataatgtaaattaagatCCCACGATACTTCTCCATAAGCCCACCCCTGGAAACCTGTAGAACAGAACCCCGAAACCCCCCatggaaatggcttttaaagCAGTGGACCACACAGGAATTTAATCACAAACTTCTGGGCCACGAGGCATGgcccttaccactacatcattACCAACTGACCAGTactggtgatgtcatttccaATGGCAAAAGTAACAGGGACAAgaaatgaagtgtgtgtgtgcgcgcacacgtatatgcatacacacacttcacacgcacacacatatccTTCATTGGGAatcagtaaatgaataaatacagataaGAGTGTCAACGCTACTGAAATGtaatgatgatgctgatgaggCTTACTGCGTGTGAAGAAGTACTTGCTGTGGTAGAAGTTGTCCCACACCTCTGGGACTGGCAGGGCCATCACCGTGACAGCAAACTGCATACCCAGGGCTAGGTGCGGGAAGGGGTCTGACCTGTACACCTGTACAGCCAAAACCACCAGCACAGAAAACCATCATGCAATGCCATACACCGTTTTTGGTTTTCAGCTTTGTTATAG
This portion of the Megalops cyprinoides isolate fMegCyp1 chromosome 7, fMegCyp1.pri, whole genome shotgun sequence genome encodes:
- the si:ch211-207e14.4 gene encoding interleukin-17 receptor D, yielding MLWWVLLGLGQLLSLLGLAVPDDFPLISPKNCSLDCIIKGGNNCEYCRITREDISLKLGVAREEMFGDCVPWPCNFFLGMHTPAACQHYVHAPHDVTVEFITNDDPTFETAVISWRPSIYGIAFLRGFQVSLQALGGPQLYCQLFLFQSNLSLSAMEAQRVYRSDPFPHLALGMQFAVTVMALPVPEVWDNFYHSKYFFTRTCLEKNGLEKCQRDWYPTDIKVQQDGRDIIVTFNLAPPDLGISHYFSWCYGGGMRNYTSIEASPTVNKTHHSYHLFGLQSGTNYSCEIAADVVDAIRKTFSFQVMQMEDEPPTADSALLALLLPVVIVLAIIFLGLLTVISKKKLKKRMREMKENAEVIKPHDGKCMHEEHSPILMTRPHPPRLLICYSSIDGPSHARAVMLFAAFMQQHMATQVCLDMWEALSLIEEGTMSWYCRRIQESDFVLVVCSRGLKQQLGRKAQEPRECWEGDTSLVAVSLIGEELGRAKSKGHDLSKYMTVIFDYSKETDIPAVLGLASRYSLMRDLPLLFSHLHGVALQRPGQHLQVEHISEEGYCDLPAGAALKWAIYEAGQVYGCQEEEE